In Desulfomonile tiedjei DSM 6799, a genomic segment contains:
- a CDS encoding HlyD family secretion protein, which yields MAAGITYFLLTRGQVSTDDAFVDGHIFIITPRIAGYLTNVLVDDNENVTEGQPLVKLDPTPYEVALAQAQANLAESRATLTSLELGVPLQLTQTAEQIKGAQAELASLQKTLDQLLKDEDAAIQEVKRLEAQFELSSIDLKRNTDLRKTGAISQQTLDNSETSYKSALAQVQEAKAKLESVRKQRAAQEADIQLREANVALAATGKEQAEIKARQTEAQQAKVKLAEEQVRQAQLDLSYTTIVSPANGHVTEKKIEPGQYVSPGQQLFAVVPLHPPQVWITANYKETQLTDVRPGQPVQIEVDTYPGVIVQGTVDSIMAGTGGVFSLFPPENATGNFVKVVQRIPVKITINKEQWHRLPTLRIGMSVIPTILTSEKSHGQAPDKQMADHSRSDAPNPH from the coding sequence TTGGCGGCTGGTATTACCTACTTTCTCTTGACCAGGGGACAGGTGTCCACTGACGACGCTTTTGTCGATGGTCATATTTTTATTATCACTCCACGTATTGCAGGTTATTTAACCAATGTTCTGGTGGACGACAATGAGAACGTGACTGAGGGGCAGCCCCTTGTCAAGCTGGACCCGACTCCGTACGAAGTGGCTTTGGCTCAAGCGCAGGCGAATCTTGCCGAAAGTCGGGCTACCCTCACTTCGTTGGAGTTAGGGGTACCTCTGCAGCTTACTCAAACCGCCGAACAGATCAAAGGTGCCCAGGCAGAGTTGGCAAGTTTGCAGAAGACGCTCGATCAACTTCTTAAAGACGAGGATGCGGCAATTCAAGAAGTGAAGCGTTTGGAGGCCCAGTTTGAGCTCAGTTCGATAGACCTGAAGCGGAATACCGATTTGAGAAAAACTGGAGCAATCTCTCAACAGACGCTTGACAATTCGGAAACGAGTTACAAATCGGCGCTTGCTCAGGTCCAGGAAGCAAAAGCCAAACTTGAGTCGGTCAGGAAGCAAAGAGCGGCACAGGAAGCGGACATCCAGTTAAGAGAGGCTAATGTTGCCCTTGCTGCGACAGGAAAAGAACAGGCTGAAATCAAAGCCCGCCAAACAGAAGCGCAGCAAGCGAAAGTGAAGCTCGCCGAGGAACAAGTAAGACAGGCTCAACTGGACTTGAGTTACACTACGATCGTTTCGCCCGCAAACGGCCATGTTACTGAGAAGAAGATCGAACCCGGTCAATATGTGTCTCCAGGCCAGCAGCTATTCGCCGTAGTGCCGCTGCATCCTCCTCAAGTGTGGATCACGGCAAATTATAAAGAGACTCAACTGACGGACGTCCGTCCGGGACAACCGGTGCAGATCGAGGTCGACACATACCCCGGCGTCATTGTACAGGGCACGGTCGATTCGATAATGGCAGGAACCGGCGGAGTGTTTTCGCTGTTCCCACCGGAGAATGCCACCGGAAATTTTGTGAAAGTTGTGCAACGTATTCCGGTGAAAATTACCATCAACAAAGAACAATGGCATCGATTACCGACATTGCGGATCGGCATGAGCGTCATTCCCACAATTTTGACTTCAGAAAAAAGCCATGGACAGGCCCCAGACAAACAAATGGCTGATCACTCTCGCAGTGATGCTCCCAACCCTCATTGA